A region of Silvimonas iriomotensis DNA encodes the following proteins:
- a CDS encoding polyprenyl synthetase family protein — MRDVQARMENTLDQFLPPISHAPSRLHDAMRYAVLDGGKRVRPLLVYAAAELVNGNDACTAAAAAAVEMIHAYSLVHDDMPAMDNDVLRRGKPTVHVQFDEATALLAGDALQAQAFDVLAHAPFARAGDQVAAIAALARASGSLGMCGGQGIDLYSVGQTLTLPELELMHILKTGALIRASVLMGTRCGDPMADEDRARLDRFAKCIGLAFQVIDDVLDEESDSATLGKTAGKDAANNKPTYVSLLGLKGAKDKAAELLDEARAALTPFGERAARLQALADFIVERRS, encoded by the coding sequence ATGCGCGACGTTCAGGCGCGCATGGAAAACACACTCGACCAGTTTCTGCCGCCGATCTCGCACGCGCCGTCGCGCCTGCATGACGCCATGCGCTACGCCGTCCTGGATGGCGGCAAGCGCGTGCGCCCGTTGCTGGTGTACGCCGCAGCAGAACTGGTCAACGGCAACGACGCCTGTACTGCCGCGGCTGCGGCCGCAGTGGAAATGATCCACGCCTATTCGCTGGTACACGACGACATGCCGGCCATGGACAACGATGTCCTGCGCCGTGGCAAGCCGACCGTGCACGTGCAGTTTGACGAAGCCACCGCGCTGCTGGCCGGCGACGCCCTGCAAGCGCAGGCGTTTGACGTGCTGGCCCATGCGCCGTTTGCGCGGGCCGGTGATCAGGTTGCCGCCATTGCCGCCCTGGCGCGTGCCTCTGGCAGCCTGGGTATGTGCGGCGGCCAGGGTATTGATCTATACAGTGTCGGTCAGACGCTGACACTGCCCGAACTGGAATTGATGCATATTCTCAAGACGGGTGCGCTGATCCGCGCCAGTGTGCTCATGGGTACCCGCTGTGGCGATCCCATGGCCGATGAAGACCGCGCGCGACTGGACCGGTTTGCCAAGTGCATCGGTCTGGCTTTCCAGGTGATTGATGACGTGCTGGACGAAGAATCCGACTCCGCCACCCTGGGCAAGACGGCCGGCAAGGATGCCGCCAACAACAAGCCGACGTACGTGTCCTTGCTGGGCCTGAAGGGCGCAAAGGACAAGGCCGCTGAACTCCTGGACGAGGCTCGTGCCGCGTTGACGCCGTTTGGTGAGCGCGCCGCCCGTTTGCAGGCACTGGCGGACTTCATCGTCGAACGCCGCAGCTAA
- a CDS encoding exodeoxyribonuclease VII small subunit, translating into MPKTVKQPENFEAGFAELEALIAQLESGNLALEASLAAWQRGQELLQYCETKLADAERQLKVLEGDRLQTLKVDGDQA; encoded by the coding sequence ATGCCTAAAACAGTCAAACAGCCGGAGAATTTTGAAGCCGGTTTTGCCGAGCTGGAAGCGCTGATTGCCCAGCTGGAATCTGGCAACCTGGCGCTGGAAGCCTCGCTCGCGGCCTGGCAGCGCGGTCAGGAGCTTTTGCAATATTGCGAAACCAAACTGGCCGACGCCGAACGCCAGCTCAAGGTCCTGGAAGGGGACCGCCTGCAGACCCTCAAAGTGGATGGGGATCAAGCTTGA
- a CDS encoding methyl-accepting chemotaxis protein: MKIAAQLKLVSAFTVLVLICLAGWLAFKTSGLSRDFARYRSAQDTVAELGDMRATMLTISRLDPLNEHAQAQLDAANAEVTQNAQRIAGALTQDQAQALQGSLKGHWSAFVQQYQSAIKIASTSPQDALNIPDQAWHNELEPLLATVETLRDAAAKAGQDATATIDSHVRQLLAATLVPLALTGLLIVASQLYFSRMLSRRMRSMNHVSQQLQTGDLTHRMPAGKDEIGELGAALNHFLDQLAGTLREARQAARTTRSDATAVTGLAQAIHGDASVQTTHLQDIVGSSSTLQEAALQMGTQAAQAGDIARTTQQAVDDAHQAGEASLRRLQTLGEEFAITDQAMHALAGSVQDIIRVAGAIEKIAQQTNLLALNAAIEAARAGESGRGFAVVADEVRKLSLDTTLATQNIRKILSDTDSRTQATLAAMDAANERVTQCRDDGATVAAALERISQAAQQVSHMMEGIAAATEEQGSATQAINQRLSGIGTSASQSITRTQDMLGQMRALVGVADGMEQQLTGFRF, encoded by the coding sequence ATGAAAATTGCAGCGCAGCTCAAACTGGTCAGCGCATTTACCGTTCTGGTGCTGATCTGCCTTGCTGGCTGGCTGGCCTTCAAGACATCCGGGCTTTCCCGGGATTTTGCCCGCTATCGCAGCGCCCAGGATACCGTCGCCGAACTGGGCGACATGCGCGCCACCATGCTGACCATTTCGCGCCTGGACCCGCTGAACGAACATGCCCAGGCACAACTGGATGCCGCCAATGCCGAGGTCACGCAAAACGCGCAGCGCATTGCCGGCGCGTTGACCCAGGATCAGGCCCAGGCCTTGCAAGGCAGCCTCAAGGGGCACTGGTCGGCGTTTGTGCAGCAATACCAGAGCGCAATCAAGATCGCCTCGACCAGCCCGCAAGACGCGCTCAATATCCCGGATCAAGCCTGGCATAACGAACTGGAACCGCTGCTGGCGACCGTGGAAACCTTGCGCGATGCCGCGGCCAAAGCCGGCCAGGACGCCACCGCCACCATCGACAGTCACGTGCGGCAATTGCTGGCCGCCACGCTGGTGCCATTGGCGCTGACCGGCTTGCTGATTGTCGCCAGCCAGTTGTATTTCTCCCGCATGCTTAGCCGGCGCATGCGCAGCATGAACCATGTCAGCCAGCAATTGCAGACCGGCGATCTGACGCACCGCATGCCCGCAGGCAAAGACGAAATCGGTGAACTGGGCGCGGCGCTCAACCATTTTCTGGATCAACTGGCCGGCACCCTGCGCGAAGCCCGCCAGGCCGCCCGCACCACCCGCAGCGATGCCACTGCGGTGACCGGGCTGGCCCAGGCCATTCATGGCGATGCCAGCGTGCAGACCACCCATTTGCAGGACATCGTCGGCAGCAGCAGTACCTTGCAGGAAGCGGCCTTGCAGATGGGAACGCAAGCGGCGCAGGCGGGCGATATTGCGCGCACCACGCAGCAAGCCGTGGACGATGCCCATCAAGCCGGCGAGGCCTCCCTGCGGCGCCTGCAAACGCTGGGCGAGGAATTTGCCATTACCGATCAGGCCATGCACGCGCTGGCGGGTTCGGTGCAGGACATCATCCGGGTGGCCGGTGCGATCGAGAAAATTGCCCAGCAAACCAATCTGCTGGCCTTGAATGCAGCCATTGAAGCCGCCCGCGCCGGCGAAAGCGGGCGTGGTTTTGCGGTTGTGGCCGACGAAGTACGCAAGTTGTCTCTTGATACCACGCTTGCCACCCAGAACATCCGCAAGATTCTGAGTGATACGGATTCACGCACCCAGGCCACGCTGGCGGCCATGGATGCAGCCAATGAACGGGTGACGCAATGCCGGGATGATGGCGCCACCGTTGCGGCGGCGCTAGAGCGCATCAGTCAGGCGGCCCAGCAGGTCAGCCACATGATGGAAGGCATTGCCGCCGCCACGGAAGAACAAGGCAGCGCCACCCAGGCCATCAATCAGCGCCTTTCGGGTATTGGCACCAGCGCCAGCCAGAGCATCACACGCACGCAGGACATGCTGGGCCAGATGCGTGCCCTGGTGGGCGTGGCCGACGGCATGGAGCAGCAGTTGACCGGGTTCCGCTTCTGA
- the nadC gene encoding carboxylating nicotinate-nucleotide diphosphorylase yields the protein MTAPLYQALPARHVIAANVAAALAEDIGQCDWTAQLIPAEHPGVAKVIAREQAVICGQDWFEEVYRQVDTASRVIWQVAEGELVAPNTVLCRIEGPARALLTSERAALNFLQLLSGVATETRRYVDIIAGTPAKVHDTRKTLPGLRLAQKYAVKVGGGENQRIGLYDGILIKENHIMAAGGISAALKAARELAPPQVTIQIEVENLDELNEALHAGATSVLLDNMTLADMRVAVQSSRGKAVLEASGGVDLQQIRAIAETGVDRISVGKLTKDVRAIDLSMRFAL from the coding sequence ACCGCTCCCTTGTACCAGGCTTTGCCCGCCCGCCATGTGATCGCTGCCAATGTGGCCGCCGCGCTGGCAGAAGACATTGGCCAGTGCGACTGGACCGCGCAATTGATTCCGGCAGAGCACCCGGGTGTGGCCAAGGTGATTGCGCGCGAACAAGCCGTGATCTGCGGCCAGGACTGGTTTGAAGAGGTCTACCGCCAGGTGGACACCGCCAGCCGGGTGATCTGGCAAGTGGCCGAGGGTGAACTGGTGGCGCCCAATACCGTGTTGTGCCGCATTGAAGGGCCGGCGCGTGCCTTGCTGACCAGCGAGCGCGCTGCACTCAATTTCCTGCAGTTGCTCTCTGGCGTGGCGACCGAAACGCGCCGCTATGTCGATATCATTGCCGGTACGCCGGCCAAAGTGCATGACACCCGCAAGACCTTGCCGGGGCTGCGCCTGGCGCAGAAATACGCGGTCAAGGTGGGCGGCGGAGAGAACCAGCGCATTGGTTTGTATGACGGCATCCTGATCAAGGAAAACCACATCATGGCCGCCGGCGGGATCAGCGCCGCGCTCAAGGCGGCGCGTGAACTGGCGCCGCCGCAGGTCACCATCCAGATCGAAGTGGAAAACCTGGATGAGCTGAACGAGGCCCTGCATGCCGGCGCCACGTCGGTACTGCTCGATAACATGACGCTGGCCGACATGCGTGTGGCGGTGCAATCGTCGCGTGGCAAGGCCGTGCTGGAAGCGTCGGGCGGGGTGGATCTGCAGCAGATCCGCGCCATTGCCGAAACCGGCGTAGACCGGATTTCGGTCGGCAAGCTGACCAAAGACGTGCGCGCAATTGATTTGTCGATGCGTTTTGCGCTGTAA